A window from Moritella yayanosii encodes these proteins:
- a CDS encoding GAF domain-containing sensor histidine kinase — MRELPKINAAGLSIEQFTIEVSNWLLESDTADLLSAIESSLTAFLPYIQAQRMSLVRLTVDNRFEGALAVAAPGYQPISLPAQGLYSPYLEQISKGEPIIAEGNLLDVINHDEFIIQKMEGIIAHIVVPLRVRGRIWGSIAASRYIEPAQWQEDTITRVRSFGQLLAATFERYAYWEKLQHKNQKLELLSRHLMDSQETERRMLSRELHDNFSQRMALLTIKASSLTNRLTDADDKKSACVLHHEIQDLAKDMQALSRSLHPAILEDLGLIVALKAECRRLSAIKDIDIQTLFDPIPAVNKELSLNLYRILQEALNNVAKHAQASAVFVLLQAEQGNLHFQIIDDGIGCDLTLTENIGSLGLISIQERAQLFNGTATFTSPEDGGFIVDIMIPTIKEYYE; from the coding sequence ATGCGAGAACTGCCAAAGATAAATGCGGCGGGCTTGAGTATCGAACAATTTACCATTGAGGTATCAAATTGGTTATTGGAAAGCGATACCGCCGACTTACTGAGTGCTATTGAGTCTTCGCTAACTGCTTTTTTACCTTATATCCAAGCTCAGCGCATGTCGTTGGTTCGCTTAACTGTAGATAACCGTTTTGAAGGTGCACTGGCTGTTGCGGCGCCCGGTTACCAGCCCATTTCGTTACCGGCACAAGGACTCTACTCACCTTATCTGGAGCAGATCAGTAAAGGCGAACCCATTATTGCCGAAGGTAATCTGCTCGATGTTATCAATCATGATGAATTCATAATCCAAAAAATGGAAGGGATCATTGCGCATATTGTCGTGCCCCTTCGTGTGCGCGGGCGTATTTGGGGGAGCATTGCCGCGAGTCGTTATATCGAGCCAGCACAATGGCAAGAAGACACCATCACCCGAGTCCGCAGTTTTGGTCAGCTCCTCGCGGCCACCTTCGAGCGTTATGCTTATTGGGAAAAGCTGCAACATAAAAATCAGAAACTCGAATTATTATCACGACATCTAATGGATAGCCAAGAAACCGAACGCCGTATGTTATCCCGTGAACTGCATGACAACTTTTCCCAGCGCATGGCGCTATTAACCATCAAAGCCTCGTCGCTAACCAATCGTTTAACCGATGCCGACGATAAAAAATCAGCCTGCGTATTACATCACGAGATCCAAGATCTTGCCAAAGATATGCAAGCTTTGTCACGCTCGTTACACCCGGCGATATTAGAAGATTTAGGGCTGATCGTCGCACTTAAAGCCGAATGCCGACGCTTATCTGCCATCAAAGATATTGATATTCAAACCTTGTTCGACCCTATTCCCGCGGTTAACAAAGAGCTATCCCTAAATCTGTATCGCATATTACAAGAAGCATTAAACAACGTTGCCAAGCATGCGCAAGCCTCTGCAGTCTTTGTCTTATTACAAGCAGAGCAAGGCAATTTACACTTTCAAATTATCGATGATGGCATTGGCTGTGATCTCACCCTTACAGAGAATATAGGCAGTCTCGGTTTAATCAGTATTCAAGAACGTGCCCAATTGTTTAATGGTACTGCCACGTTCACCTCTCCTGAAGATGGCGGTTTTATCGTCGATATAATGATCCCTACCATAAAGGAATATTATGAGTAA
- a CDS encoding MFS transporter, protein MPFVGTGFDTGLHIVAAVVLIATVAAAGIAFWKFHEVPIHQAHKNSHQQLTLITTLTWVGFIWHWVWVLAVIIAFVDAEQAIAKVRDIWKSERDSAC, encoded by the coding sequence ATGCCTTTTGTGGGCACTGGCTTTGATACGGGATTACATATTGTTGCTGCTGTAGTGCTTATCGCGACGGTGGCTGCTGCAGGGATTGCTTTTTGGAAGTTTCATGAGGTACCTATTCACCAAGCTCATAAAAATAGCCATCAACAATTAACCTTGATCACCACCTTAACTTGGGTTGGATTTATTTGGCATTGGGTGTGGGTACTTGCGGTGATTATTGCGTTTGTGGACGCGGAACAAGCCATTGCCAAAGTACGTGATATTTGGAAATCAGAGAGGGATAGCGCATGTTAG
- a CDS encoding HlyD family secretion protein, with protein MLEGLAVWAFLIYLLRLVGMPWNKYSKSFAYIGGSAWLLFVWVGLITYTPMDLSGGSLVQSPHIQLRPGSTQVTGNIKTLHVKPNQTVTKGQLIYELEDQVYQIALNKSAAQVQSAEVALASALDDVRINESKYAIANQDIAINVDQQTEIKVDLSWKSTTLKRYIDQNKVAAFTITESKLDEQKTAVKIAKAKLTVLQSQAEKLILNAQQALLNTSKTEHAVNSRKADLANQTAVYAQAQWNLDNTLIYAPADGYLTNFIIREGQYIGAMPRIQMYTNEKYVLMRVNHQAIRNIEVGQAAEFASAVYPGHIFSAEVEGIIEATGEAQGTLLARETSVRATTAQNVQNKHHFVRLKLIETEGYDMPVGAVGLAWISGAKPVAFLGFLDVIRGIIIRMKSQIYYFYAM; from the coding sequence ATGTTAGAAGGGTTAGCTGTCTGGGCATTCCTTATTTATCTACTGCGTTTAGTGGGTATGCCGTGGAATAAATATTCTAAGAGTTTTGCTTATATTGGTGGCTCTGCGTGGTTACTGTTTGTTTGGGTTGGTCTAATTACGTATACACCGATGGATTTGTCCGGTGGCTCATTAGTGCAGTCGCCACATATTCAGTTACGTCCCGGTTCAACGCAAGTGACCGGCAATATTAAAACGCTCCATGTTAAACCTAATCAAACTGTCACCAAAGGTCAGCTTATTTATGAACTAGAGGATCAGGTTTATCAGATCGCATTAAACAAGTCGGCTGCACAAGTACAGAGTGCCGAAGTTGCACTCGCATCAGCATTAGATGATGTGCGGATTAATGAGTCTAAATATGCAATTGCCAATCAAGACATCGCCATTAATGTCGATCAACAAACTGAAATAAAAGTGGACTTGAGTTGGAAAAGTACGACGTTAAAGCGTTATATTGATCAAAATAAAGTCGCTGCATTTACCATTACCGAAAGTAAGTTAGATGAACAGAAAACGGCTGTGAAAATTGCTAAAGCAAAATTAACCGTACTGCAATCACAAGCTGAAAAACTCATCCTTAACGCCCAGCAAGCACTGCTTAATACCAGTAAAACTGAACATGCTGTGAATAGCCGTAAAGCGGATTTAGCCAACCAAACCGCAGTCTATGCCCAGGCACAGTGGAATTTAGATAATACGCTGATATATGCACCTGCTGATGGTTACTTAACTAACTTTATTATTCGCGAAGGTCAATACATAGGTGCAATGCCACGTATTCAAATGTATACCAATGAAAAATACGTATTAATGCGTGTCAATCATCAAGCCATTCGTAATATTGAAGTTGGTCAAGCGGCTGAATTTGCTTCTGCTGTGTATCCGGGACATATCTTCTCTGCGGAAGTTGAAGGTATCATTGAAGCGACGGGCGAAGCACAAGGAACATTACTTGCTAGAGAAACATCAGTGAGAGCAACTACTGCACAAAATGTGCAGAACAAACATCACTTTGTTCGCTTAAAGCTAATTGAAACTGAAGGGTATGATATGCCGGTGGGTGCTGTAGGTTTAGCCTGGATCAGCGGTGCAAAACCTGTTGCATTCCTTGGTTTCTTAGATGTTATTCGCGGTATTATTATTCGGATGAAATCTCAAATTTACTACTTCTACGCCATGTAG
- a CDS encoding DUF924 family protein, which translates to MYKDVIKFWFEDINPAKWWIKDSEFDQTILTRFSELHQRAVAGELFHWRRSAEGRLAEIIILDQFSRNMFRDTPRAFVYDSMALVLAQEAIAFGADKELSQLQCSFLYLPFMHSESAIIHQQAVFLYQGNDIQTNLDFELQHQAIIEQFGRYPHRNTILGRKSTVEERAFLDTPGSSF; encoded by the coding sequence ATGTATAAAGACGTGATTAAGTTTTGGTTTGAAGACATTAACCCAGCCAAGTGGTGGATTAAAGATAGCGAGTTTGATCAGACAATTTTAACTCGTTTTAGTGAATTGCATCAGCGTGCTGTTGCGGGGGAATTATTCCATTGGCGTCGCAGTGCTGAAGGGCGGTTAGCTGAAATTATCATTTTGGATCAGTTTTCGCGAAACATGTTTCGTGATACACCGCGCGCATTTGTGTATGACAGTATGGCGTTAGTACTTGCTCAGGAGGCGATAGCTTTTGGTGCGGATAAAGAACTCTCGCAGTTGCAATGTAGTTTTCTGTATTTACCTTTTATGCACAGCGAATCTGCCATAATCCATCAACAAGCGGTATTTTTATATCAAGGTAATGATATTCAAACTAACCTTGATTTTGAATTGCAACATCAAGCGATTATCGAACAGTTTGGCCGTTATCCGCACCGTAATACTATTTTAGGTCGAAAATCGACAGTCGAAGAACGGGCGTTTCTCGATACGCCTGGCTCAAGTTTCTAG
- a CDS encoding histidine phosphatase family protein, with protein MTTLYFMRHAQSEANLGDILASQMDFPLTAQGHNDAKAIAKEFHQQHKINQLIVSPLSRAQQTAAPFAELFSLPVNDESRVIEQALGKYAGKTYAELEDEPNYCHDRSQRWSWVPEEGGESYAMIVDRLQPFFAELSVDGDDAILVISHAVTMRMIKAILANILPEYPHEIAHNGEVWKVEFKGIGHVHEIKSLFFGNNKEQVSRA; from the coding sequence ATGACTACCTTGTATTTCATGCGCCATGCACAAAGTGAAGCGAATCTTGGTGATATCTTAGCATCGCAAATGGATTTTCCACTGACAGCGCAAGGACATAACGATGCTAAAGCCATTGCCAAAGAATTTCATCAGCAGCATAAAATTAACCAATTGATCGTATCTCCTCTGAGTCGTGCACAGCAAACCGCTGCGCCTTTTGCTGAATTATTTTCATTACCTGTTAATGATGAATCGCGTGTTATCGAGCAAGCACTCGGTAAGTATGCAGGTAAAACCTATGCAGAATTAGAGGATGAGCCAAACTATTGCCATGATCGCAGTCAGCGTTGGAGCTGGGTACCTGAAGAGGGTGGTGAATCATATGCAATGATTGTTGACCGACTACAGCCATTTTTTGCGGAACTATCTGTTGATGGTGATGATGCTATTTTAGTGATCAGCCATGCGGTGACTATGCGTATGATAAAGGCTATTTTAGCGAATATATTACCTGAGTATCCGCACGAAATTGCCCATAACGGTGAAGTTTGGAAGGTTGAATTTAAAGGTATTGGTCACGTACATGAGATCAAGTCACTGTTTTTTGGTAATAACAAAGAGCAGGTCAGTCGCGCTTAA
- a CDS encoding OprD family outer membrane porin, producing the protein MKTKSQKLSLITVSILAGLSAFNANAELDPSAAINASVAAVDLSDLAKKAFYEDSSVNLHSFLYIRDRENKVDGEYKPQIENQTLQLALDYNSGYFKDVIGFDLWTSTNLKLGDTVGQSEILLYDYDCNDDGAANDACEKTNTSLNVASVKAKFGDEDAGLAMRAGYTRINIGTIRSSWGLNPHAYRGAEVKASFGKLHFGYAWADQFKNDWSSSFKDLTTKWHQGEDNMSGAEKIEFIHTVGAIYELDKGVIDVGYGEGKDFRKNWQVLVKYDVALSPATTLKTSAFYHGGKYIDGDVSGIENASAESYVGLNAALKKGGFTASLGYSQTDAPDAKDYNFRLTAWANSDHRNFLQTKSQLDDYTADGTKAIKSGLDYNFSSWGIPELSAGVSANYGWNVVTDATAAKADRTYDGSMYSIDYNIRYSFLDGGLKGLNIKFYPAYLRTKDTNYKESRNDMKLMFIYTYGLK; encoded by the coding sequence ATGAAAACTAAAAGTCAGAAATTATCTTTAATTACAGTATCTATATTAGCTGGACTGTCAGCATTTAATGCGAATGCTGAACTTGACCCAAGTGCCGCTATTAATGCGAGTGTAGCTGCTGTCGACTTATCAGATCTAGCTAAAAAAGCATTCTATGAGGATTCTTCTGTTAATTTACATTCTTTTTTGTATATTCGTGATCGAGAAAATAAGGTCGATGGTGAATATAAACCACAAATTGAAAACCAAACATTGCAGTTAGCACTCGATTATAATTCGGGTTACTTTAAAGATGTTATTGGTTTTGATCTTTGGACAAGTACTAACTTAAAGTTAGGTGATACGGTCGGTCAATCTGAAATCCTATTATATGATTATGACTGTAACGATGATGGTGCTGCTAATGATGCTTGTGAAAAAACCAATACTTCACTTAATGTCGCATCTGTTAAAGCTAAATTTGGCGATGAAGATGCCGGATTGGCGATGCGCGCAGGTTATACGCGTATTAATATCGGTACGATCCGTTCAAGTTGGGGGCTAAATCCTCATGCCTATCGTGGTGCTGAGGTGAAAGCTTCATTTGGTAAATTGCATTTTGGTTATGCATGGGCCGATCAGTTTAAAAATGATTGGTCAAGTAGCTTCAAGGATTTAACCACAAAATGGCATCAGGGTGAAGATAATATGTCTGGAGCGGAGAAAATTGAATTTATTCATACTGTTGGTGCTATTTATGAGTTAGATAAGGGTGTTATTGATGTTGGTTATGGTGAAGGTAAGGACTTCCGTAAAAACTGGCAAGTTTTAGTTAAATATGATGTTGCTCTAAGCCCAGCGACGACATTAAAAACGTCTGCGTTTTATCATGGAGGTAAATATATAGATGGTGATGTATCAGGAATAGAAAATGCATCGGCTGAAAGTTATGTGGGCTTGAATGCAGCGCTTAAAAAAGGCGGTTTTACAGCGAGTTTAGGTTACTCCCAAACAGATGCCCCCGATGCTAAAGACTATAATTTCCGCCTTACCGCTTGGGCTAACTCAGATCATCGTAATTTTTTACAAACGAAATCACAACTAGATGATTATACAGCCGATGGTACTAAAGCGATTAAATCGGGCTTAGATTATAACTTTTCAAGTTGGGGGATCCCTGAATTAAGTGCGGGAGTTAGTGCGAACTATGGCTGGAATGTAGTTACAGATGCTACGGCGGCTAAGGCTGATCGTACTTATGATGGCTCAATGTATTCGATTGATTATAATATTCGTTATAGCTTTTTGGACGGAGGTCTTAAAGGATTGAATATTAAATTCTACCCTGCTTATTTACGTACGAAAGATACAAATTATAAAGAAAGTCGTAATGATATGAAATTAATGTTCATTTATACTTATGGACTAAAATAG
- a CDS encoding DUF2264 domain-containing protein, translating to MTVKIVGKPRPTIPYEHPTLSMHWHNLKQNVQRQIIKGARYSRHDAALQATFSNDETGLAYLCEQLMRYVSEAFEHYAVWDYSHAYYPGRPSQQSARVDAMEGVSRVLPTLASWVHNRPVHDSCIQGLDNKDIDVAVILRRALLAGTNPLHKGYWGELNDFDQRTCESADLALALWLSKNVTWDLFTCAEQQQVIRWFKQVSAVETVDNNWHLFALTVEFVILSLTGEDTISHAKFERIKEFHVGGGWFRDGAKGNYDFYNAWGFHYSLYWLQQIIPDYDSEFITQTLAQFSNSYRYFFTPDGLPLFGRSACYRLAAAAPLLAAVDSHAGEIQVGEAKRAFATNLKYFISQGAMRNGAPTQGLFADDARLMDNYSGPASSFWSLRALNIAFYCGDRIGLWDAKETPLMVEQGDFELNIKEINAKIIGVQETQEVVVLFLSEYVMAQTPLTRRLESQRWQDKVIEMLFGRARRPKNNLLRKGVTCYSSKMAHLF from the coding sequence ATGACCGTAAAAATAGTAGGAAAACCACGCCCAACGATTCCTTATGAACATCCAACATTAAGTATGCATTGGCACAATCTGAAGCAAAATGTGCAACGACAAATTATCAAGGGTGCACGGTATAGCCGACACGATGCAGCGCTGCAAGCGACATTTAGTAATGATGAGACTGGGTTAGCTTACCTTTGTGAACAACTTATGCGTTATGTTAGTGAGGCATTTGAGCATTATGCTGTGTGGGATTACAGCCACGCTTATTACCCAGGTCGACCGAGTCAGCAGTCAGCCCGCGTTGATGCGATGGAAGGTGTGAGTCGCGTATTACCAACTTTAGCTTCTTGGGTACATAATCGTCCAGTCCACGATAGCTGTATTCAGGGCTTGGACAATAAAGACATTGATGTGGCGGTGATCTTACGTCGTGCATTACTTGCTGGTACTAACCCGCTGCATAAGGGTTATTGGGGAGAGCTGAACGATTTTGATCAGCGTACTTGTGAAAGTGCCGACCTGGCATTAGCACTCTGGTTAAGTAAAAATGTGACCTGGGATCTGTTTACTTGCGCAGAGCAACAGCAAGTTATTCGCTGGTTTAAGCAAGTGAGTGCCGTTGAAACTGTAGATAATAATTGGCATTTATTTGCGCTAACGGTTGAGTTTGTGATCTTGTCATTAACCGGTGAAGATACTATTTCTCATGCTAAATTCGAGCGTATTAAAGAATTTCATGTTGGGGGGGGCTGGTTCCGTGACGGTGCCAAAGGAAATTATGATTTTTATAATGCTTGGGGTTTTCATTATTCCTTGTATTGGCTGCAGCAAATTATTCCTGATTATGATAGTGAATTTATCACTCAAACATTAGCGCAATTTAGTAATAGCTATCGCTATTTCTTCACCCCGGATGGTTTACCGTTATTTGGTCGCAGTGCTTGTTATCGCTTAGCAGCTGCGGCACCATTATTGGCTGCAGTGGATAGTCATGCTGGTGAAATACAAGTTGGTGAAGCAAAGCGCGCATTTGCAACGAACTTAAAATACTTTATTAGCCAAGGTGCAATGCGAAATGGGGCACCGACCCAAGGATTATTCGCTGATGATGCGCGTTTGATGGATAATTACAGTGGTCCAGCTAGCAGTTTCTGGTCGTTACGTGCACTGAATATTGCCTTTTATTGTGGTGATCGTATCGGACTGTGGGATGCGAAAGAAACACCGTTAATGGTAGAGCAAGGTGATTTTGAGCTGAATATTAAAGAGATCAATGCCAAGATTATCGGCGTCCAAGAGACGCAGGAAGTCGTGGTACTGTTTTTATCTGAGTATGTAATGGCGCAGACACCATTGACCCGTCGCTTAGAATCGCAGCGTTGGCAAGATAAAGTAATCGAAATGTTATTTGGTCGGGCCAGACGACCGAAAAATAACCTATTACGAAAAGGGGTGACTTGTTACAGCTCAAAAATGGCGCACTTATTTTAA
- the agaR gene encoding transcriptional repressor AgaR, whose translation MKSAVERRMEIINVVNRDGKARVEDLAALFNVSSVTIRSDLSFLENSGYVVRSHGAAIPNTGVVAELTVHEKRRHNPDIKTRIGQAAAKLISSGDTIILDSGTTAKEIASSLKSIGNVVVMTNGLDVAMELASAPGIDVLMPGGILRKNALSFSGSQAEQGLKNYCFDKLFLGVDGFDLRAGITTHNEQEASLNRLMCDISEQVIAVADSSKFGKRSCHMIREFGKIDILVTDSGIPDEYVEGLRDMKVEVIIVEKES comes from the coding sequence ATGAAAAGTGCTGTCGAAAGGCGCATGGAAATCATCAATGTGGTTAACCGAGACGGTAAAGCCCGCGTTGAAGACCTTGCTGCACTATTTAATGTCTCTAGTGTCACTATTCGAAGTGACCTTAGTTTTTTGGAAAACAGTGGCTATGTGGTTCGTTCCCATGGTGCTGCCATTCCAAATACTGGGGTTGTTGCAGAGTTAACCGTGCATGAGAAACGTCGGCATAATCCCGACATTAAAACTCGGATTGGCCAAGCTGCAGCGAAACTTATTAGTAGCGGTGACACTATTATTCTAGATTCGGGAACTACTGCAAAAGAGATTGCCTCTAGCCTAAAATCAATTGGCAATGTAGTAGTTATGACCAATGGTCTGGATGTAGCGATGGAGTTAGCATCAGCACCTGGAATTGATGTGTTGATGCCCGGGGGTATTCTCCGTAAGAATGCACTTTCTTTTAGCGGCTCACAAGCAGAGCAAGGCCTGAAAAATTACTGTTTCGATAAGTTGTTTTTAGGGGTCGATGGTTTTGACTTACGTGCCGGAATAACTACACATAACGAACAAGAAGCAAGTCTTAATCGTTTGATGTGTGATATTTCTGAACAAGTGATTGCAGTTGCCGATTCCAGTAAGTTTGGTAAACGCAGTTGTCATATGATCCGCGAGTTCGGCAAAATTGATATATTAGTTACTGATTCAGGTATCCCGGATGAATATGTAGAAGGTCTCCGTGATATGAAAGTTGAAGTGATTATCGTCGAAAAAGAAAGTTGA
- the kbaZ gene encoding tagatose-bisphosphate aldolase subunit KbaZ produces MNTLLNLVKRHKAGEKIGIYSVCSAHSLVIEASLKQALSDNSLVLIEATSNQVDQFGGYTGMKPADFREFVLNKAAELNFPAEKIILGGDHLGPNRWQGLPAEEAMANADVLIAAYVEAGFEKIHLDCSMSCADDPIPLSDEIVASRAARLATIAEKTAVKAFGKSNLVYVVGTEVPVPGGATEALKELDVTSPAAARKTIDCHYQAFSDAGVASCLDRIVGLVVQPGVEFDHTGVIDYNREKAQELSKVVADYDNMVFEAHSTDYQTDAAYKALVEDHFAILKVGPALTFALREALFSLCAIENEIFAPEQRSNLRDVIEAEMLAAPAYWEKYYQGTDAQQSFSRCYSFSDRIRYYWPNANIIAAQAQLFRNLEATGIALPLLSQYLPEQFRAVREGQISAKPKALIIDKIQQVMRSYAKACI; encoded by the coding sequence ATGAATACCCTTTTAAACTTAGTTAAGCGCCATAAAGCTGGCGAAAAAATCGGCATCTATTCTGTTTGTTCAGCACATTCTCTTGTCATTGAAGCAAGTTTAAAGCAAGCGCTGAGCGACAATTCTTTAGTGTTAATCGAAGCGACCTCTAATCAAGTTGATCAATTCGGCGGTTATACCGGGATGAAACCTGCTGATTTCCGTGAGTTCGTATTAAATAAAGCTGCAGAGCTTAACTTCCCTGCTGAAAAAATTATCCTTGGTGGTGACCATTTAGGTCCAAATCGCTGGCAAGGCCTTCCTGCTGAAGAAGCAATGGCAAACGCGGATGTGTTAATTGCCGCCTATGTTGAAGCTGGCTTCGAAAAAATTCACCTTGATTGCAGCATGTCTTGTGCTGATGATCCAATTCCACTTTCTGATGAAATTGTTGCTAGCCGTGCTGCACGTTTAGCTACTATCGCTGAAAAAACGGCTGTTAAAGCATTCGGTAAAAGTAATCTAGTCTATGTTGTCGGTACTGAAGTCCCGGTACCTGGCGGTGCGACTGAAGCGCTAAAAGAGTTAGACGTTACGTCACCCGCAGCGGCAAGAAAAACCATCGACTGTCATTATCAAGCATTTTCGGATGCGGGTGTTGCTAGCTGCTTGGACCGCATTGTTGGTCTTGTTGTTCAGCCAGGTGTAGAGTTTGATCACACCGGTGTTATCGACTACAACCGCGAAAAAGCGCAAGAGTTGAGTAAAGTTGTTGCTGATTATGACAATATGGTGTTTGAAGCCCATTCTACTGATTACCAAACTGATGCCGCGTATAAAGCCTTAGTTGAAGATCATTTTGCCATTCTAAAAGTTGGCCCTGCCTTAACATTCGCATTGCGTGAAGCATTATTTAGCTTATGTGCGATTGAAAACGAAATTTTTGCTCCAGAACAACGCTCTAATTTACGTGACGTGATTGAAGCTGAAATGCTTGCTGCACCAGCTTATTGGGAAAAATATTACCAAGGTACAGATGCACAACAAAGTTTTTCTCGTTGTTATAGCTTTAGCGACCGTATCCGTTATTACTGGCCAAATGCAAATATTATTGCAGCTCAAGCACAATTGTTCCGTAATTTGGAAGCAACTGGCATCGCTTTACCACTATTGAGCCAGTACTTGCCAGAACAATTCCGCGCCGTACGCGAAGGCCAAATCAGCGCCAAGCCTAAAGCATTGATTATCGATAAGATCCAACAAGTCATGCGCAGTTACGCAAAAGCCTGTATCTAA
- a CDS encoding SIS domain-containing protein, producing the protein MSNYLGYSVAELEQLKGFWTAKEIEQQPECWRETKAILEQNSAIINDFMTPILAHRDLRIVLTGAGTSAFVGRSLSPILTQQTQRRVEAVSTTDIVSNPYQYFAEDIPTLLVSFARSGNSPESVEAVNLANECLSNCYHLVLTCNNEGQLYVASKTDDKSLAVLMPAQTNDKSFAMTSSFSSMMLSAFSILGIGERKMKDIESICKYSEAQVKEINKFIGTIDNTEVNKVIYLGSGGFKGIAEESALKLLELTAGKVVISFDSPLGFRHGPKSIVDDKTLIFVYISNDPQTRKYDLDLLAELRRDGIANKVIAITAQLDDQVIAGDYWLAEDMQDATDAGLLFSYILVAQIYAFHLSVKLGNTPDNPCPTGEVNRVVQGVTIHKFNK; encoded by the coding sequence ATGAGTAATTATTTAGGTTATAGCGTGGCAGAATTAGAGCAATTAAAAGGCTTCTGGACTGCGAAAGAGATCGAACAACAACCTGAATGCTGGCGTGAAACAAAAGCAATTTTAGAACAAAATAGCGCGATAATTAATGATTTTATGACACCGATTTTAGCGCATCGTGATTTACGTATTGTGTTAACAGGGGCGGGCACGTCAGCATTTGTTGGCCGTTCATTAAGCCCTATTTTAACGCAACAAACGCAGCGTCGCGTGGAAGCGGTATCAACGACAGATATCGTATCTAACCCATATCAATATTTTGCTGAAGATATACCTACACTGCTTGTTTCTTTTGCTCGTTCCGGTAACAGCCCTGAAAGTGTGGAAGCCGTGAATTTGGCCAATGAGTGTTTAAGCAACTGCTACCATCTTGTTTTGACTTGTAATAATGAAGGTCAGTTATATGTGGCAAGTAAAACCGATGACAAATCATTAGCGGTACTGATGCCAGCACAAACCAATGATAAATCGTTTGCAATGACTTCGAGTTTTTCTTCAATGATGCTGTCTGCTTTTTCGATATTAGGTATCGGCGAAAGAAAGATGAAAGATATCGAAAGTATTTGTAAGTATTCTGAGGCCCAGGTCAAAGAAATTAATAAATTTATCGGTACAATAGACAACACTGAAGTAAACAAGGTTATTTACTTAGGTAGCGGTGGTTTCAAAGGTATTGCAGAAGAGTCTGCATTGAAACTACTTGAATTAACGGCCGGTAAAGTGGTTATTAGTTTCGATTCTCCGCTGGGTTTTCGCCACGGACCAAAATCGATTGTCGATGATAAAACATTAATCTTTGTCTATATCTCGAATGACCCACAGACCCGTAAATATGATTTAGATTTATTAGCTGAATTACGCCGTGATGGTATTGCTAATAAAGTCATTGCAATAACAGCTCAACTTGATGATCAAGTGATTGCTGGTGATTACTGGCTGGCTGAAGATATGCAAGATGCAACGGATGCTGGATTGCTATTCTCTTACATCCTAGTTGCACAAATCTACGCATTCCATCTGTCAGTTAAGTTAGGCAATACACCTGATAACCCTTGTCCTACCGGTGAAGTTAACCGTGTGGTCCAAGGTGTAACGATTCATAAATTTAACAAATAA
- a CDS encoding PTS sugar transporter subunit IIB: MTSPNIVWTRIDERLLHGQIRITWGKHSEANLILVANDDAADGPNAAFMQAGMKASAGGEYAVRFFSIQKTIDVIAKASAKQKIFILCNNPTDVARLVEGGVPILHCNVGNMHYHEGKRKLTKTVSVDDKDIEAFERIVKCDVTCTIQNTPDQKPIDILSVITETA, translated from the coding sequence ATGACATCTCCTAATATCGTTTGGACTCGCATTGATGAACGCCTACTACATGGCCAGATCCGCATTACCTGGGGTAAACACAGCGAAGCGAATCTAATTTTAGTTGCCAATGATGACGCTGCAGACGGTCCCAATGCGGCATTCATGCAAGCGGGTATGAAAGCCTCTGCGGGTGGTGAATACGCGGTGCGTTTCTTCTCAATCCAGAAAACCATTGATGTAATTGCCAAAGCATCAGCAAAACAAAAGATCTTTATCTTATGTAACAACCCAACTGATGTTGCTCGTTTGGTCGAAGGTGGTGTGCCAATCCTACATTGTAACGTGGGTAATATGCACTACCATGAAGGCAAGCGTAAATTAACGAAAACAGTATCAGTCGATGACAAAGATATTGAGGCATTTGAGCGCATCGTGAAGTGTGATGTGACTTGTACGATCCAAAATACGCCGGATCAAAAACCTATTGATATTCTATCCGTGATAACGGAAACCGCGTAA